The DNA region GTGGGGCGCGAAAGCCGCGACCTGACCGCCAGCGCGCCGTCGGTGCGCAGTGGATCAACCGGTTCGGGCGGAGGCTTCTTCGCCTTCGGACGGATCAAATGACATTCAATAGACCCTTGAGTTTGACCTTGGGAAAAGGAGCCCCTGCCCATGTTTGAAGCTATCGTCCTGGCTGAATTCGTCTCGATGCTGTTCTACACGTTTGTGGGCATGCTGCTGTTGTGGATCGCCTACAAGATCATCGACATCGTGACACCCTTCCCGATCATCAAGGAGATCGAGGAGGATCAGAACACGTCCCTGGCGGTCCTGATCGGGTCGGTCTTCCTGTCGATGTCGATCATCATCGCGGCTGTTATCCTGTCGTGAGCGAGGCCACAGGGGGTCGTGCCGAGCTGACCCCAAAGGTTGCCTGGCTGCTGGCGGCCACGTTCATCGTGGCTGTCGCGGGCCTGATCTATGAGCTGATCGCGGCAACCATTTCCTCCTATCTGCTTGGCGATTCAATTCGTCAGTTTTCGTTCGTTATCGGCGTGTTCCTTAGCGCGATGGGCGTGGGGGCCTGGGCCTCGCGGTTCGTGGGCGACGCGTTGTCGGGGTTTGTCCGCGCGCAGATCGCCCTTGGGGCCATTGGCGGCGCGCTGGGGCCGGTGCTGTTCTTCGCCTATGCGATTTACGGCAATGTGGGCGTGCCTTTGTACGGTGGGTTGGTCGCCATTGGCATCCTGTCGGGGATGGAGATCCCCCTGATCTCCCGCGTGATGAAAGAGATCGGCGCGGCGGAATTCCGGTTCGAGAATGTGCTGACCGCCGACTACATCGGCGCTTTGGCCGCCTCGCTGGCGTTTCCGCTGCTGATCGTGCCGAACTTGCCGCTGATGTCTGCGTCGCTGGCCTTTGGCACGCTCAACCTGCTGGTCGCAGGGTTTTCGCTGTACCTGTTCCGGGACCGCCTTGGTCGGGGCCTTTGGCTGCCTTGGGGCGCACTCCTCCTCGCTTCGCTCCTCGCATTCGTGATGAGTGAGCGGATGGTCTCTGCCGTCGATGCGCGGCTGTTTCAGGACGAGGTGATCTTCTCAGAAACGACCGCCTACCAGAGTATCGTCATCACCCGGTTCGACGACCGCTACCGGCTGTTTCTGGATCATTCGATCCAGTTCGACAGTCTTGATGAGCACCGCTACCACGAGGCGCTGGTGCATCCCGCCATGGGTCTCGTGCCCGATGCGCGACGCGTATTGGTGCTGGGGGGCGGTGACGGCATGGCCGTGCGGGAGGTGTTGCGCCACGAGGGTGTGGAGCATGTGACGCTGGTCGATCTGGACCCCCGCGTGACGGAGTTATTTGCCACGAACCCCGACCTTGTGGCTTTGAACGGCGGTGCGCTTGCGGATGCGCGGGTGGAGGTGGTGAACACCGACGCCTGGGTCTGGGCGGCGGAGGCAGACGGTGTATACGACGTCATCATCGCCGATCTGCCGGACCCGAAAAGCATCGCCCTGTCCAAGCTCTACTCGGTGGAATTCTATGGCATGCTGGTGGAACGCTTGGCGGGCCAGGGGCTTCTGGTGACACAAGCGGGCTCCCCCACCTTCGCGACGGAGGCGTTCTGGATCACGGAAGCGACCCTGGCCGCGACACGGAGCCCGGCAGACCCCGGCGGGACGCTGCAAACCATCGCCTACCAGACCTATTTGCCAAGCTTCGGGAACTGGGGCTTCGTCATGGCCGGGCCGTTGCTGCCCAATGACGCGCGAACGCCGGAGTTGCCCGAAGGATTGCGGCATATGACACCTGAGCTGTGGACCGCATCGCAAGTCTTCGGCGTGGACCAGTCGCGCCCGGATGAGGTGCCGGTCAATACGATCCAGGGTCACCCGCTGGCGGCCGCCTATCAACGCGGGTGGGAGTTCTGGTTCCGCTAAGGCCGGTGCTGTTTGGGGCTCTGCCCCCGCCTGCGCCAGGGCGCAGCCTTCCCCCGGAGTTGTAACGGCCCAGATGAAACATGGAGCGCTACGAATGGCACAGACCGTCGGCCTCCAGATCAACGGGTCATTAACCTTGACGTGCCAGAACGTAATTGCGCCGATAGCTGGAGAGTGACGCGGCGTCCCAGGTGAAACCTCAGTGCCCGGATAAAACGGTAGTCAATCCGGCAAGGCCGGGACTGAGGTGGAGCTGTGGCGCATCGCTCCCCCTTTTCATCTGGGCAAATACAACTCAATCCAACCGTGGCCCCACACGCGATCCTCGGAGTTTTGTCGCGGCAGCGCCGAGGAGATGGCGGAGCCATCGAGGAGGGGCGCGCGCGTCAGCGCTCTTTTACGTAAGGCTCGCCCCCCGCGCGGGGCGGGATGGCGCGGCCGACGAAGCCCGCCAGGATCACCACGGTCAGGATATAGGGCAGGGCCTGCATGAACTGGACCGGCACCGTGATCGCGAAGATCTCGATATTCTGGAAGCGGTTGCCGACAGCGTCGAGCAGGCCAAAAAGCAGGCAGGCATAAAGCGCGTACCACGGCCGCCATTTGGCGAAGATCAGTGCCGCCAGTGCGATGAACCCGCGACCCGCGCTCATATCCTTCACGAAACCCGCCGACAGGCCTGTCGCAAGATATGCGCCCGCCAGCCCGCACAGGACGCCGCAGATGATCACGGCCGCAAACCGCAATGCCACCACGGAGATCCCCGCCGTATCCACCGCGCCGGGGTTCTCACCCACCGCGCGCAAACGCAAACCGAAGCGGGTGCGATAGAGGACCCACCAGCTGAGGGGCACGATCAGGATCGAGATATAGACCAGGATCGAGTGGCCGGAAATCAGCTCGGAGTAGATCTGCATGGGGGGGCTTTGCTGCGCGATGTCGCGGATGCGCGAGGCGGCGCCGGGCAGAACGATCTCATTGAAGCGGGCGTCACCTGTCAGCGGCGGCGTGCGCCCGCCCTGGGAGAACCAGGTCTGGGCAATCACCACGGTCAGGCCTGCCGCGAGGAAGTTGATGGCCACACCCGAGATCAGTTGGTTGCCCCGGAAGGTGATGGACGCCAGGCCGTGCAGGAGCGACAGGACGACGGAGGCCAACACACCCGCGCCGAGGCCAACCCAGACATTGCCGGATGTGAACGCGATGGCCGCGGAGAAGAAGGCGGCGGCGAGCATTTTCCCCTCAAGTCCGATGTCGAAGATCCCCGCGCGCTCGGAAAACAAACCCGCGAGGCAGGCGAGCAGCAGCGGCGTGGCGAGGCGCACCGTTGAGTCGAGCAATTGCAGGATGGTCATGAAGTCCATGGGCTCAGCTCCGTCCTGTGATCGGGGTGGTCGCGAGTTTGAAGGCGGCGGCGGTGAAGAACAGGCCCAGGGTGCCGTCGATCCAGCGCCGGGCGCGGGCGTAACCCGCCACGATGGGTGCGGCGGAGAAGGTCAGGGCATAGGCTCCGTGGCAGATAACCGACAGCAGTGTCGCGCCGACGATCAGAAGCGCGCCAATGGACCACGGCGCGTCCCCGTTCACCGCAACTGCGGCGATTGCGATCCATTGCAGGGCCGCTTTGGGGTTGGTCAGTTGAATGGTCAGGCCGGTCAGAAACAGGTTCCGGCTTGAGATATTGCGGGCCACTGGCGGGACCGCATCGGCGCGCAGGGCGGACCGGAACGCCTTGACCGCCAGCCACAACAAGAACGCTGCACCAAAGAGCTTCAGGACCAACACCGCGCCCGCATAGGCGGTCAGCAGCGACGCGAGGCCCGCGACCGTCAGCGAGGCCCAGATGCCCGTCCCAAGCCCGATGCCGGTCGCCAGACGCAGCCCGTTTGCACGGCCCCGATGCATCGACGTGGCCATGATCGCCGCGATGTTGGGACCGATCACCAGAAAGCCCAGAAGGAATAGGCCGAGGGCGGCAAACAAGGCGGGTAGGTGGGGCAGAAGGCTCATGTCCGGGCCGTCGCGAGTTTGAAGGCAGCAAAGGCGAAGAAGGTGCCGAGCGCCCCTTCAATATATCGGCGGGCACGGTGGTAGGCGGTGCGCACGGGGGCTGCCGACAGCGCCAGCGCCCAGGCGGCATGGCAGATGAATGAGATCACGATGCCGCCCGCGATGAACAGAAGGACGACGGAGAGCGGGGCATTGGCCGTCGCACCCACAGCGGCGATGGACAGCCAGAAGGCGATGGCCTTGGGGTTGGTGACTTGCAGCAGGTAGCCCTTGGCGAAGAGAGCGGATGTGGATTGGCGCGTGACGGCTTGCGCTTCGATCTTCGGCGGGTTGATCGCTTTTTTGAACGCGCCATAGGCGAGGTAGGTGAGATAGGCGGAGCCTGCGAGTTTCAGGATCATCATCGCCCAGGCCGCCTGGCTCAGGATCAGGCCAACGCCCAGGATGGTCAGCACGTTGATGGTGGCCGATCCGATGGCGATGCCTGCGCAGGTGATCAGGCCGGCGGTCCGTCCCTGACCCACGGAAATCCCCATCAACATTGCCACGGCAGGTCCCGGAGAGGACGCGGCCACAAACAGGATGCCGTAGGCGATGGCGAAGGCGGGCAGGAAGGGGAGCAGGGTTTCCATATTGTCAGGCCTCTCGCCGCAGGGACAGGAACAGCTTTTCCATCGGCATCCGGACCATATTGTCGAGCGCGCCAGTGAACAGGATCACGAGCGCCTGGATCACCAGGATCATCTCGCGGGAGATGGCGGGCATCTCGAATTCCAGCTCGGCCCCTCCCTGATACAAAGCGCCGAACAGCAACGCCGCCAGGAACACGCCGATGGGGTGCGACCGGCCCATCAGGGCCACGGCGATGCCGACAAAGCCCGCGCCTTGGACTGAGTCAATCACCAGACGCTCGGCCTCCCCCTGAACGCCGTTGATCGCCATCATCCCACACAGCCCGCCCGAGATCAGCATGGCAATCATGGTGATCTTGATCGGGTTGATGCCCGCATAGACGGCCGCCGTTTGGGAGTGGCCGAAGGCGCGGATTTCATAGCCCAATTTGGTGCGCCAGATCAGCAGCCACACGGCCACGCAGGCGGCGATGGCCACGAAGAACGACACGTTCAGCGGCGTGGAGGGGCGGAAGCCAAGAAAGCCCGCGAAAGCAGCGGCATTGGGCAGATGCGTGGCCTCAGGGAAGCGCGCGGTTTCGGGCGCCATGGAGCCTTCGACGCGGAAGACATTGACCAGAAGGTAGACCAGCAGCGCGGAGGCGATGAAGTTGAACATGATCGTGGTGATCACGATGTGGCTGCCGCGTTTGGCTTGCAAATAGGCAGGGATCGCGGCCCAGGCAGCGCCGAAAAGCGCCGCCGCGATGGTGCACCCGATCAGCGCCAGGGACCAGTGCGGCCAGGGCACCGATAGCGCCATGATCGCCACGCCCAAACCGCCGAGAGCCGCCTGACCTTCGCCGCCGATGTTGAAGAGTTTCGCATGGAAGGCCACAGCCACGGCGAGGCCGGTGAAGACGAAATTCGTGGTGTAAAACAGCGTATAGCCCCAACCGTAAGCACTGCCGAACGCGCCGCGGATCATGATCTGCATCGCCTCCAGCGGGCTTTCCCCGATGAACGCCACCACGATGCCCGAGGCGATGAGGGCAAGAAGGACGCTGATCAAGGGGATCAGGATCACGTCGGCCCATTGTGGCATCTTATCCATGTTATGCGGCCCCTTCCGTTACGCCAGCCATCAGCAGGCCCAGATCGCCTTCGTTGGTCTCCTCGGGCAGCCGTTCACCACTGATCGAGCCGTCGAACATGACGGCGATCCGGTCGGACAGGCCGAGGATTTCATCGAGTTCCACCGACACCAAAAGCACCGCCTTGCCCGCGTCCCGCAGGGCGATGATCTGCTTGTGGATAAACTCAATCGCGCCGATATCCACGCCGCGCGTGGGCTGACCCACCAGCAAAAGGTCCGGCTGACGGTCCATTTCGCGGGCCACGACGATCTTCTGCTGGTTCCCGCCTGAGAAGTTGCGCGCGGGCAGGCGCGGGTTGGGGGGGCGGACGTCATAGCGTTCCATCTTCTCGGCGCAATCGGCCTTGATCGCGGCGTTGTTCATCAGTGGCCCGGATTGATAGCGCGGGTCGTGGTGATAGCCAAAGGCCACGTTTTCCCACGCCTCATAGGGCATGATCAGGCCCTCGACCTGACGGTCCTCGGGCACATGGCCGATGCCACGCACGCGCCGGGACTGGCCATCGCTGTCGCGCCCGGTGATGTCGATGGGTTGGCCGTGAAGCCTGATTTCCCCGGATGTGGCCGCGATCATGCCGCCGAGAACCTCCAGCACTTCGGACTGGCCATTGCCCGCCACGCCCGCGATTCCCAGGATTTCGCCCGCGCGGATCTGGAAGGAGATGCTTTTGACGCGCTCCACGCCCGCGCCATCTACGACGCGCAGATTTTTCACGTTCAGGACCACATCGCCGGGGGTGGCGGCGTCCTTGTCGACCTCCAGCAGAACCTTGCGACCCACCATCAGTTCCGCGAGGCCCGCAGGTGACGTCTCCGCCGTCTTGACGGTGGCCGTCATCTCGCCCCGCCGCATGACGGACACGGTGTCCGTGACCTCCATGATCTCACGCAGTTTGTGGGTGATCAGGATGATCGTTTTGCCTTCTTCCTTCAGGCGCCCAAGGATGCGGAACAGTTGATCGGCCTCGGCGGGGGTCAGCACGCCTGTGGGCTCATCCAGGATCAGGATTTCGGCCTGACGGTAGAGTTGTTTCAGGATCTCAACGCGTTGCTGGTGGCCAACGGACAGCTCTTCCACAATCGCATCGGGGTTCACGTCCAGCCCGTATTCGCTGGCCAGTTCTGTCAGGATGCGCCGGGCCTTGCGGATGGACGGCTGCAACATCGCGCCGTCCTCCGCGCCCAGGACCACATTCTCGACCACGGAGAAGTTTTCGACCAGCTTGAAGTGCTGGTGCACCATCCCGATGCCCGCGCGGATCGCGGCCTGGCTGTCGGGGATGTTTGTCTGCGTGCCGTTGATCCAGATCTCACCGGCATCGGCCTTGTAGAAGCCGTAGAGGATCGACATCAGTGTCGATTTGCCTGCGCCGTTTTCGCCCACAATCCCGTGGATCGTGCCCTTTGTGACCGAGATCGAAATGTCTTTGTTGGCCTGAACAGGGCCAAAGGCCTTGGAGATGCCCTTGAGTTCAATCGCCGGTGCCGTCGTCATGCGCTAACCCTGGGTGAGAGGATATGGTTCGGGCCGCGACCGAGGGGATGGACGCGGCCCGAAAGGGGTGGGGTGCCAGGCCAAAGGGCCCGGCAAACCGTTGATCTTACTGCATCTCGACGGGGCAAGTGCCGTCTTCGGTGAAGTTGTGCACGGCAATCTCGCCCGCGATGATCTGTTCACGCGCGGCATCCACGGCGGCGATCATGTCTTCGGTGACAAGCTCTGCGTTGAACTCGTCCATCGCGTAGCCGACACCGTCTTCGGCGAGGCCGAGAACCACGATACCGGGCTCAATCGCGTCCGCTGAGAACGCGTTGTAGACGGCGACATCCACGCGCTTGAGCATCGAGGTCAGGACCTGGCCTTCGTGCAGGTAGTTCTGGTTGGCGTCCACACCGATGGAGAGGATCCCCTCGTCCGCAGCGGTTTGCAGAACACCGAGGCCGGTGCCGCCCGCTGCCGCAAAGACCACATCCGATCCCTGGCCGATCTGGCCACGGGTCAGTTCACCACCGCGCACGGGGTCGTTCCAGGCAGCTGGCGTGGTGCCGGTCATGTTGGCGATGACGGTGATATCGGGGTTGGCCGCAACGGCACCCTGGGCATAGCCGCAGGCGAAGCGAGAGATCAGCGGGATGTCCATGCCGCCCACGAAGGAAACGGTGCCCGTCTCGGAGGCGAGACCTGCCATCATGCCCACAAGGAAGCTGCCCTCATGCTCGGAGAAGATGATCGATTGCACGTTGGGTTGTTCCACCACGGCGTCGATGATCACGAAGGACGTGTCGGGGTAGTCAGGGGCCACGACATCCAGCACAGAGCCGAACGCAAAGCCTGCCATCACGACGGGGTTGGAACCGGCTTC from Jannaschia sp. CCS1 includes:
- a CDS encoding DUF350 domain-containing protein: MFEAIVLAEFVSMLFYTFVGMLLLWIAYKIIDIVTPFPIIKEIEEDQNTSLAVLIGSVFLSMSIIIAAVILS
- a CDS encoding polyamine aminopropyltransferase codes for the protein MSEATGGRAELTPKVAWLLAATFIVAVAGLIYELIAATISSYLLGDSIRQFSFVIGVFLSAMGVGAWASRFVGDALSGFVRAQIALGAIGGALGPVLFFAYAIYGNVGVPLYGGLVAIGILSGMEIPLISRVMKEIGAAEFRFENVLTADYIGALAASLAFPLLIVPNLPLMSASLAFGTLNLLVAGFSLYLFRDRLGRGLWLPWGALLLASLLAFVMSERMVSAVDARLFQDEVIFSETTAYQSIVITRFDDRYRLFLDHSIQFDSLDEHRYHEALVHPAMGLVPDARRVLVLGGGDGMAVREVLRHEGVEHVTLVDLDPRVTELFATNPDLVALNGGALADARVEVVNTDAWVWAAEADGVYDVIIADLPDPKSIALSKLYSVEFYGMLVERLAGQGLLVTQAGSPTFATEAFWITEATLAATRSPADPGGTLQTIAYQTYLPSFGNWGFVMAGPLLPNDARTPELPEGLRHMTPELWTASQVFGVDQSRPDEVPVNTIQGHPLAAAYQRGWEFWFR
- a CDS encoding ABC transporter permease produces the protein MDFMTILQLLDSTVRLATPLLLACLAGLFSERAGIFDIGLEGKMLAAAFFSAAIAFTSGNVWVGLGAGVLASVVLSLLHGLASITFRGNQLISGVAINFLAAGLTVVIAQTWFSQGGRTPPLTGDARFNEIVLPGAASRIRDIAQQSPPMQIYSELISGHSILVYISILIVPLSWWVLYRTRFGLRLRAVGENPGAVDTAGISVVALRFAAVIICGVLCGLAGAYLATGLSAGFVKDMSAGRGFIALAALIFAKWRPWYALYACLLFGLLDAVGNRFQNIEIFAITVPVQFMQALPYILTVVILAGFVGRAIPPRAGGEPYVKER
- a CDS encoding LysE family translocator → MSLLPHLPALFAALGLFLLGFLVIGPNIAAIMATSMHRGRANGLRLATGIGLGTGIWASLTVAGLASLLTAYAGAVLVLKLFGAAFLLWLAVKAFRSALRADAVPPVARNISSRNLFLTGLTIQLTNPKAALQWIAIAAVAVNGDAPWSIGALLIVGATLLSVICHGAYALTFSAAPIVAGYARARRWIDGTLGLFFTAAAFKLATTPITGRS
- a CDS encoding LysE family translocator; amino-acid sequence: METLLPFLPAFAIAYGILFVAASSPGPAVAMLMGISVGQGRTAGLITCAGIAIGSATINVLTILGVGLILSQAAWAMMILKLAGSAYLTYLAYGAFKKAINPPKIEAQAVTRQSTSALFAKGYLLQVTNPKAIAFWLSIAAVGATANAPLSVVLLFIAGGIVISFICHAAWALALSAAPVRTAYHRARRYIEGALGTFFAFAAFKLATART
- a CDS encoding ABC transporter permease, encoding MDKMPQWADVILIPLISVLLALIASGIVVAFIGESPLEAMQIMIRGAFGSAYGWGYTLFYTTNFVFTGLAVAVAFHAKLFNIGGEGQAALGGLGVAIMALSVPWPHWSLALIGCTIAAALFGAAWAAIPAYLQAKRGSHIVITTIMFNFIASALLVYLLVNVFRVEGSMAPETARFPEATHLPNAAAFAGFLGFRPSTPLNVSFFVAIAACVAVWLLIWRTKLGYEIRAFGHSQTAAVYAGINPIKITMIAMLISGGLCGMMAINGVQGEAERLVIDSVQGAGFVGIAVALMGRSHPIGVFLAALLFGALYQGGAELEFEMPAISREMILVIQALVILFTGALDNMVRMPMEKLFLSLRREA
- a CDS encoding ABC transporter ATP-binding protein; this translates as MTTAPAIELKGISKAFGPVQANKDISISVTKGTIHGIVGENGAGKSTLMSILYGFYKADAGEIWINGTQTNIPDSQAAIRAGIGMVHQHFKLVENFSVVENVVLGAEDGAMLQPSIRKARRILTELASEYGLDVNPDAIVEELSVGHQQRVEILKQLYRQAEILILDEPTGVLTPAEADQLFRILGRLKEEGKTIILITHKLREIMEVTDTVSVMRRGEMTATVKTAETSPAGLAELMVGRKVLLEVDKDAATPGDVVLNVKNLRVVDGAGVERVKSISFQIRAGEILGIAGVAGNGQSEVLEVLGGMIAATSGEIRLHGQPIDITGRDSDGQSRRVRGIGHVPEDRQVEGLIMPYEAWENVAFGYHHDPRYQSGPLMNNAAIKADCAEKMERYDVRPPNPRLPARNFSGGNQQKIVVAREMDRQPDLLLVGQPTRGVDIGAIEFIHKQIIALRDAGKAVLLVSVELDEILGLSDRIAVMFDGSISGERLPEETNEGDLGLLMAGVTEGAA
- a CDS encoding BMP family lipoprotein, encoding MTMMKTLLGACATLAITATGALADPAVIFDLGGKFDRSFNESAFNGAERWSEETGGEYREIELQNDAQREQALRRLAEAGSNPVVMAGFAFGSVLDVVAPDYPDTSFVIIDAVVEQPNVQSIIFSEHEGSFLVGMMAGLASETGTVSFVGGMDIPLISRFACGYAQGAVAANPDITVIANMTGTTPAAWNDPVRGGELTRGQIGQGSDVVFAAAGGTGLGVLQTAADEGILSIGVDANQNYLHEGQVLTSMLKRVDVAVYNAFSADAIEPGIVVLGLAEDGVGYAMDEFNAELVTEDMIAAVDAAREQIIAGEIAVHNFTEDGTCPVEMQ